One segment of Paraburkholderia sp. PGU19 DNA contains the following:
- a CDS encoding gamma-butyrobetaine hydroxylase-like domain-containing protein — MKTPRHIEIDHTAHTLTLHWPDGATQCVAHRVLRQLCPCAECKRLRLRGGEPVVRDDIAVLDIRPAGYGVQLLFSDQHERGIFPWEFLESLPATA, encoded by the coding sequence ATGAAAACGCCTCGGCACATCGAGATCGATCACACAGCGCACACGCTGACGCTGCATTGGCCCGATGGCGCGACGCAGTGTGTCGCGCATCGCGTGCTGCGACAACTTTGCCCTTGCGCCGAATGCAAGCGTCTGCGCCTTCGTGGCGGCGAGCCCGTCGTGCGCGACGACATCGCCGTGCTGGACATCCGCCCCGCCGGATACGGCGTGCAACTGCTATTTAGCGACCAACACGAACGCGGCATTTTCCCGTGGGAATTTCTGGAAAGCCTGCCAGCCACCGCCTGA